From Rhizobium tumorigenes, the proteins below share one genomic window:
- a CDS encoding gamma-glutamyltransferase family protein, with protein sequence MNETWQIGKRETRGTGGIVACQNYVAAEAGAAVLSAGGNAIDAAITTALVLSVVEPWLSGIGGGGFLLRGDTTGAIDVLDFNVISPAALDPRDYPLVKGRDGDWFDWPSVEGDRNLIGYGSICVPGAIAGFAEALERFGTLTFAEALAPAIDQAHRGLKLDWYAALALAIDGSNLAQFEGAAALFLRDGRAPRVPEGGRTTFLPMAAKALTLERLAYSGATDFYEGEIADRMVSALNAGGSPLSKRDLQAYAPRWLRPLIQPFAGLTVNAVPGLSGGPTLCAALAELSDTLSDGDPTGGRNAAAFAGALRRATEYRLRNLGHANGESCTSHISVVDAEGTMVSLTNTLLSRFGSKVVVPELGFALNNGLMWFDPRPGHPNSIAAGSRPLANMSPIIGTRDGRPEIALGAAGGRQIVPAVTQILAYVAAFGLSLEEAFSVTRIDTSGTKVRVNSAAAGDVATYLAKSFEVEIIDDALYPVNFAVPSAVMRKNGLNSGMGHPKNPWAAAREGRMP encoded by the coding sequence ATGAATGAAACCTGGCAGATCGGCAAACGCGAAACGCGCGGCACGGGCGGCATCGTGGCATGCCAGAACTATGTCGCGGCGGAAGCAGGTGCCGCCGTGCTTTCGGCTGGCGGCAATGCCATCGATGCCGCCATCACCACGGCGCTGGTGCTCAGCGTCGTCGAACCATGGCTGTCCGGCATTGGTGGTGGGGGCTTCCTGTTGCGTGGCGATACAACCGGCGCAATCGATGTGCTCGACTTCAACGTGATCTCGCCTGCAGCCCTCGATCCGAGGGACTACCCGTTGGTAAAGGGCCGCGACGGCGACTGGTTCGACTGGCCGTCGGTAGAGGGCGACCGCAACCTGATCGGCTACGGCTCGATCTGCGTGCCGGGCGCCATAGCTGGCTTTGCCGAGGCGCTGGAGCGCTTCGGCACGCTTACCTTTGCAGAGGCACTGGCGCCGGCAATTGACCAGGCGCATCGCGGCTTGAAGCTGGACTGGTATGCCGCTCTTGCGTTGGCAATTGACGGCAGCAACCTGGCGCAGTTCGAGGGGGCCGCAGCGCTGTTCTTGCGTGATGGCCGCGCGCCGCGCGTGCCGGAAGGCGGCCGAACGACTTTCTTGCCGATGGCAGCCAAGGCGCTCACACTGGAGCGGCTGGCATATTCCGGAGCTACAGACTTCTATGAGGGCGAGATAGCCGACAGGATGGTGAGCGCCCTCAATGCCGGCGGCTCACCACTTTCCAAGCGGGATCTCCAAGCCTATGCGCCCCGCTGGCTGAGACCCCTGATACAACCTTTCGCCGGCCTTACGGTCAACGCGGTGCCTGGCCTGTCTGGCGGTCCCACTTTATGCGCAGCATTAGCCGAGCTGAGCGACACGCTGAGTGATGGCGATCCAACCGGCGGTCGGAACGCAGCAGCCTTCGCGGGCGCTCTGCGGCGGGCGACAGAGTATCGGCTCAGGAATCTGGGGCATGCCAACGGTGAAAGCTGCACCAGCCATATCAGCGTTGTCGACGCCGAGGGCACCATGGTTTCGCTGACCAACACACTGCTTTCGCGCTTCGGCTCGAAGGTGGTCGTGCCGGAGCTCGGATTTGCGCTCAACAATGGATTGATGTGGTTCGATCCCCGCCCGGGCCACCCCAATTCGATCGCCGCCGGCAGTCGGCCGCTGGCAAACATGAGCCCGATCATTGGCACGAGGGATGGACGGCCGGAGATCGCGCTGGGGGCAGCCGGCGGACGACAAATCGTCCCGGCCGTGACACAGATCCTCGCCTATGTTGCCGCCTTCGGCCTCTCGCTCGAAGAGGCCTTCAGCGTCACCCGCATCGATACCAGTGGAACGAAGGTGCGCGTCAATAGCGCTGCAGCAGGCGATGTGGCGACCTATCTCGCCAAGAGCTTCGAGGTTGAGATCATCGATGACGCACTCTATCCGGTCAACTTCGCAGTGCCGTCCGCTGTTATGCGGAAGAATGGCTTAAACAGCGGCATGGGCCATCCGAAAAACCCCTGGGCTGCAGCCCGCGAGGGGAGGATGCCATGA